From Rutidosis leptorrhynchoides isolate AG116_Rl617_1_P2 chromosome 3, CSIRO_AGI_Rlap_v1, whole genome shotgun sequence, a single genomic window includes:
- the LOC139895928 gene encoding AAA-ATPase At3g50940-like — protein sequence MSTESKLTTAKTIISTVGSVAAAAMVVRSVSQDYLPPELRDYFYLTFRHFINKFSTQLTMVIYEFEGFSDNEIYTATQSYLAARISSHVDRLKVTKSPNETQIHVAMEINEEYTDTYKGAKFTWSLVQKKKPSREYYTHDETGRTTRSDLRSLELTFHRKHKDLALNDYIPYIVTDAKTRKQQEKTVKLFTVERKTSYTRYPTAWTSVNLDHPASFATVAMESGMKEKVIKDLDQFLSRREYYRKVGKAWKRGYLLYGPPGTGKSSLIAAMANYLKFDIYDLELTNITSNSELRRLLVATANRSILVIEDIDCSVELHDRDDTESAQVLAQRNQRRSYEEENKVTLSGFLNFIDGLWSSCGDERIIIFTTNRKDKLDPALLRPGRMDVHIHLSYCTSNGFRLLTSNYLRITEHKLFQEIEDLIDEVEITPAEVAEQLLKDNDPGVALKGLIEFFDVKRKEKEESKVKKDEMLAKENEKKQIENDNVGVWSR from the exons ATGTCAACGGAATCGAAACTCACGACGGCCAAAACAATCATCTCCACCGTAGGTTCCGTCGCTGCCGCCGCGATGGTCGTTCGCAGCGTTTCTCAGGATTACTTACCACCCGAACTCCGTGACTACTTTTACCTCACCTTTCGTCATTTCATCAACAAGTTCTCCACTCAG TTGACCATGGTGATTTACGAGTTTGAGGGCTTCAGCGACAACGAAATATATACCGCGACACAGAGTTATCTCGCAGCTCGGATCTCATCCCATGTCGACCGTTTAAAGGTAACTAAATCTCCCAACGAAACACAAATCCACGTGGCAATGGAAATCAATGAAGAGTATACGGATACTTATAAGGGTGCTAAGTTTACTTGGTCACTTGTACAAAAAAAGAAACCATCTAGAGAGTACTACACTCATGATGAAACCGGTCGGACTACAAGATCTGATCTTCGATCGTTAGAACTAACATTTCATCGAAAACATAAAGATCTAGCGCTGAACGACTACATACCATATATAGTAACCGATGCGAAAACAAGGAAACAGCAAGAGAAAACCGTGAAGTTGTTTACGGTCGAACGAAAGACTAGTTATACGAGGTATCCAACAGCATGGACTTCGGTCAATCTTGACCATCCGGCGAGCTTTGCTACAGTTGCAATGGAGAGTGGCATGAAGGAGAAAGTGATTAAAGATTTGGATCAGTTTTTGAGTAGAAGAGAGTATTATCGAAAAGTGGGAAAGGCATGGAAGAGAGGATATTTGTTGTACGGCCCACCTGGGACAGGAAAATCAAGCTTGATTGCAGCTATGGCGAATTacttgaaatttgatatatatgacTTGGAGTTGACTAATATCACTTCAAATTCCGAGTTGAGGAGGTTGTTGGTGGCAACTGCTAACCGTTCGATACTTGTGATTGAGGATATTGATTGCTCCGTTGAGTTGCATGATCGGGATGATACTGAATCCGCACAAGTTTTAGCTCAAAGAAACCAAAGGCGGAGTTATGAGGAAGAAAACAAG GTGACACTATCAGGGTTTCTTAATTTCATAGACGGGTTATGGTCAAGTTGTGGAGACGAAAGGATCATCATTTTTACGACAAACAGAAAGGACAAGCTAGATCCTGCACTTCTTCGGCCAGGTCGTATGGACGTTCACATCCATTTGTCGTATTGCACGTCGAATGGTTTCCGTCTACTAACTTCAAACTATCTTCGTATCACCGAACACAAACTTTTTCAAGAAATTGAAGATTTGATAGACGAGGTGGAGATTACCCCTGCTGAGGTGGCAGAGCAACTTCTCAAGGATAACGACCCTGGCGTGGCGCTTAAGGGGCTCATTGAGTTTTTTGATGTTAAGAGGAAGGAGAAAGAAGAGTCCAAAGTAAAGAAAGATGAAATGCTTGCAAAAGAGAATGAAAAGAAACAGATTGAGAATG ATAATGTTGGAGTATGGAGTCGTTAA